In Amaranthus tricolor cultivar Red isolate AtriRed21 chromosome 3, ASM2621246v1, whole genome shotgun sequence, a single window of DNA contains:
- the LOC130807497 gene encoding UDP-glycosyltransferase 89A2-like, giving the protein MHSTSSTKISPTNTLHILAFPFPAQGHILPLLNLTHKLALLGLKITILITPKNLPILDPLLLTHPSSIQTLILPFPPHPKLSSGIENVKDIGNSGNTPIIASLSKLENQVIQWFKSHPYPPQAIISDVFLGYTQIWAQKLNIPGICFVTSGAFVTCLFDQLLININKFKNPSCVHFENIPRSPLFHEKQLPSLYRKYKKDDPDWKIVMNSFADNNKSWAYVFNSFDGLEGEFLDHMKKDLGHERVFSIGPLSSISESKRVSLDSSAGSGVLQWLDKWQDAGCVLYVCFGSQKVLTKQQIEAVALGLEQSMTRFVWVVKEQDSPWIPNGFEDRISDRGLIIKGWTPQVDILNHNAIGGFLSHCGWNSTLESIRAGVMILAWPMEADQFQNAKLLVEYVKLAVGVCEGEDTVPDPYELGRIIKESMSENVPQKENVKVMKQKALEAVKEGGSSFIQLNELVKMLASKINMN; this is encoded by the exons ATGCATTCAACATCTTCAACCAAGATCTCACCCACTAACACCCTTCACATACTTGCATTTCCATTCCCAGCACAAGGCCACATACTTCCACTCCTAAACCTTACTCACAAACTAGCCCTTTTAGGACTCAAAATCACCATCCTAATCACCCCAAAAAACCTCCCCATCTTAGACCCACTTCTCTTAACCCACCCATCTTCCATTCAAACTCTAATCCTACCCTTCCCCCCTCATCCCAAACTCTCATCAGGCATTGAAAATGTCAAAGACATTGGAAACTCAGGAAACACCCCCATTATTGCATCCCTTAGCAAGCTTGAAAATCAAGTCATACAATGGTTCAAATCCCATCCTTACCCTCCTCAAGCTATCATTTCTGATGTTTTTCTTGGTTACACACAAATTTGGGCACAAAAACTAAACATACCCGGAATTTGTTTTGTCACTTCTGGTGCATTTGTAACTTGTCTTTTTGATCAATTATTGATCaacattaacaaatttaaaaacccATCTTGTGTTCATTTTGAAAATATTCCTAGATCTCCTttgtttcatgaaaaacaactTCCTTCTTTGTATAGGAAATATAAAAAAGATGATCCTGACTGGAAAATTGTTATGAACAGTTTTGctgataataataaaagttgGGCTTATGTTTTTAATTCTTTTGATGGGTTAGAAGGGGAGTTTTTGGATCATATGAAGAAAGATTTAGGCCATGAACGGGTATTCAGTATCGGCCCGTTAAGCTCCATTTCTGAATCAAAACGGGTCTCATTGGATAGCAGTGCCGGGTCCGGTGTGCTTCAGTGGCTAGATAAATGGCAAGATGCAG GCTGCGTACTGTACGTCTGTTTTGGTAGTCAAAAAGTGCTGACAAAACAGCAGATTGAGGCAGTAGCATTAGGGTTAGAACAAAGCATGACCCGGTTCGTGTGGGTAGTGAAAGAACAGGATAGCCCATGGATCCCAAATGGGTTTGAGGACCGGATCTCAGATCGTGGTTTGATAATCAAAGGGTGGACCCCGCAAGTGGATATACTTAACCACAATGCAATCGGAGGGTTTTTAAGTCACTGTGGATGGAACTCGACTTTAGAAAGTATTAGGGCAGGAGTTATGATTTTAGCATGGCCTATGGAAGCTGATCAATTTCAAAACGCAAAGCTGTTGGTAGAGTATGTAAAGTTGGCAGTAGGAGTATGTGAAGGTGAAGATACGGTACCCGACCCGTATGAATTGGGTCGGATCATAAAAGAGTCAATGAGTGAGAATGTACCACAAAAGGAGAATGTCAAAGTGATGAAACAAAAGGCTTTAGAAGCTGTGAAAGAGGGTGGAAGTTCATTCATACAATTGAATGAATTGGTGAAAATGTTAGCATCCAAAATAAATATGAATTAA
- the LOC130807498 gene encoding putative pentatricopeptide repeat-containing protein At1g13630 produces the protein MLYCLQKWRIIRLPLILSKPFTSTSAASIADESPTIIATSNSAVQETLYGVRNFGLHRFLGGNYFRETLAPRLDYDDIVQITDKLRVEIPESAVGFYRLLKSDHGFQHSAKCGIIVAHILAEMRRITQLQQLIKETIAEEGSGSAPFFCKILDDSFRDWNSTGLVWDMVAFCYLKCEMVYDALVILAKMKTINLQPSIYTYNSLLQNLKHTDIIWDLYDEIKAKDMPYSSYTIPIIIDGLCRQSMLHEAVRFWLETEVKESVVSRISFNTLMSGFCRMGHLHVAKSLFCMMLKYGILPDIYSYNILIGGICKAGAIEEALMFMDMMEKNGVEPDIVTYNSLLKGFLMLGFVGGVEQIVHKMMIKGLKPDVSTYKVLLSGYCQRNYLDEALKLLNDMVLNCIPPSIIPYSIVLDKLCKMGLLEQAIKLLHEMETLGLKPDLVVYSILIRVLCKIGEVERAIQLCDEMHSNRIFPSLVSHGAIVSGLCVKGMILEARMYFDALEQCDLSLNVVLYNIMIDGYVKFGNLRDAVQLYKQLLGKGIEPSIITFNSLIYGFCRNGKLSVARRWLEISKMHGLVPNAVTYTTLMDGFSKHRNTTAMLDILHEMMAENVNPTHVTYTVIIKGLCNQRRWKESFQVLANMYVKGLKPDPVTYNIIIQCLCKDKNFERAFLLHNEMLRENLQPSPATYNILLNGLSFYGDLMDADRLVSYLQLQQIKLSKVAYTTLIKAHCVKGDISMAILLFHCMLQKGYLVSIKDFCSVINRLSKRGFITEAKLFLCIMLSKGISPDKELYELVVETFL, from the exons ATGCTCTATTGTCTCCAAAAATGGAGAATCATTCGCCTTCCTCTCATCCTCTCTAAGCCCTTCACTTCCACTTCCGCCGCCTCTATCGCCGACGAATCCCCAACGATTATCGCAACCTCGAATAGTGCAGTTCAAGAGACGCTTTATGGAGTAAGAAACTTTGGTCTCCATCGATTTTTAGGTGGTAATTATTTTCGTGAAACATTAGCTCCGAGGTTGGATTACGATGATATTGTTCAAATTACTGACAAATTGAGGGTTGAAATCCCTGAATCTGCTGTTGGTTTCTATCGCTTATTGAAAAGCGATCATGGGTTTCAACATTCTGCGAAATGTGGGATTATTGTGGCTCATATTCTTGCTGAAATGCGGCGCATTACGCAGTTGCAGCAACTTATTAAGGAGACCATTGCTGAAGAAG GATCAGGTTCTGCACCCTTTTTCTGTAAAATTCTTGATGATAGCTTCCGGGACTGGAATTCAACAGGTCTTGTTTGGGATATGGTGGCCTTTTGTTATTTAAAATGTGAGATGGTATATGACGCTCTTGTTATTTTAGCAAAGATGAAAACTATAAATCTGCAACCATCAATATACACCTATAATAGCTTGTTACAAAACCTGAAGCACACTGATATTATATGGGATTTATATGATGAAATTAAAGCCAAAGATATGCCATACAGTAGCTATACAATTCCCATAATTATAGATGGACTTTGTAGGCAATCAATGCTCCATGAAGCAGTGAGGTTTTGGCTAGAGACTGAAGTGAAGGAGAGTGTAGTGTCTAGAATTTCATTCAACACCCTCATGTCAGGTTTTTGCAGAATGGGACATCTTCATGTTGCGAagtctttgttttgcatgatgCTAAAGTACGGGATTCTCCCCGATATATACAGCTATAATATTCTTATTGGTGGGATATGCAAGGCTGGAGCTATAGAAGAAGCTTTGATGTTTATGGATATGATGGAGAAGAATGGTGTTGAACCTGATATTGTGACTTATAATTCTCTTCTGAAAGGGTTTCTTATGCTTGGTTTTGTAGGTGGGGTTGAGCAGATTGTTCATAAAATGATGATCAAGGGTTTGAAGCCTGATGTTTCGACCTATAAGGTGTTGCTGTCTGGGTATTGCCAGAGGAACTATTTGGATGAAGCACTTAAACTGCTGAATGATATGGTTCTTAACTGTATTCCACCAAGCATTATCCCCTACAGTATTGTGCTTGATAAGCTGTGCAAGATGGGGCTACTCGAGCAGGCAATAAAATTGCTTCATGAGATGGAAACCCTAGGTCTAAAACCAGATTTGGTTGTTTATTCTATTCTTATACGAGTTCTATGCAAGATAGGGGAAGTTGAGAGAGCTATACAGCTTTGTGATGAGATGCACTCAAATAGAATCTTTCCGAGTTTAGTCTCTCATGGGGCAATTGTCTCGGGCCTATGTGTTAAAGGGATGATACTAGAGGCAAGAATGTACTTTGATGCACTGGAACAGTGTGATTTATCGCTCAATGTTGTTCTGTATAATATAATGATTGATGGGTATGTGAAGTTTGGTAATCTTAGAGATGCTGTGCAGTTATACAAGCAATTGTTAGGAAAAGGGATAGAGCCAAGCATTATAACATTTAATTCTTTGATTTATGGCTTTTGTAGAAATGGGAAATTATCAGTAGCCAGAAGGTGGCTTGAGATAAGTAAAATGCATGGACTTGTGCCAAATGCTGTAACTTATACTACCCTTATGGATGGGTTCAGTAAACACAGAAATACGACTGCCATGCTTGATATACTTCACGAGATGATGGCCGAAAATGTGAATCCAACGCATGTCACATACACTGTCATAATCAAAGGTCTCTGCAATCAGAGGAGGTGGAAAGAATCTTTTCAAGTACTTGCAAATATGTACGTCAAGGGTCTAAAACCTGATCCAGTAACATACAACATCATTATTCAATGTCTTTGCAAAGATAAGAACTTTGAGAGAGCATTTTTGCTACATAATGAGATGTTAAGGGAAAATCTTCAACCTAGTCCggctacttataatattctccTGAATGGCCTCTCCTTTTATGGTGATTTGATGGATGCTGACAGACTTGTATCCTATCTTCAACTTCAGCAGATTAAGTTGTCAAAAGTTGCATATACCACATTAATAAAAGCACATTGTGTCAAGGGGGATATATCTATGGCTATTTTACTTTTTCATTGCATGCTGCAGAAGGGTTATCTTGTCTCCATTAAAGATTTTTGTTCTGTCATTAATCGATTGTCCAAAAGGGGTTTTATAACGGAAGCAAAACTTTTCCTCTGCATTATGTTATCAAAAGGAATTTCACCTGATAAGGAACTCTATGAGCTAGTAGTTGAAACCTTTCTTTAA